The Numida meleagris isolate 19003 breed g44 Domestic line chromosome 20, NumMel1.0, whole genome shotgun sequence genome has a window encoding:
- the TNFRSF4 gene encoding tumor necrosis factor receptor superfamily member 4 isoform X1, with translation MLAAGFYLRFSTVLFLLLAVTFTHCLGLKCKEHEYPFGTKCCKDCAPGERMRSRCTATTDTVCAPCQDNYFSAEYSHKFCQSCTVCNTKKGSVEVKKCEKTSDRICKCIPGYMPAEGYTLGSECIPCREGFYSTGGNENCQPWTNCSAIGKKTLRAGTKSDNAVCSDNVTQPATSQSATPTLHLSTNYYGNNTSTAVPSPSKPSVNPVVVCPDANSPTGTNWGSLSLILICLILLMVSGISIFMLIIQAAKRETKRRPCRNDHLKRSFRIPIQEEQVDSNSSLIKN, from the exons ATGCTGGCTGCAGGTTTTTACTTGCgtttttctactgttttgttcttgctgCTGGCGGTCACTTTTACCCATTGCTTGGGATTGAAATGCAAAGAGCATGAATATCCCTTTGGTACAAAATGCTGCAAGGACTGTGCACCTG GTGAAAGAATGAGAAGCCgctgcacagcaacaacagacACAGTTTGTGCCCCCTGTCAGGACAATTACTTCAGCGCTGAGTACAGTCACAAGTTTTGCCAGAGTTGTACGGTCTGCAACACTA AGAAGGGAAGCGTGGAAGTGAAGAAGTGTGAGAAGACCTCTGACAGAATTTGCAAGTGTATTCCAGGTTACATGCCAGCTGAAGGATATACACTGGGAAGTG aatgcatACCGTGTCGTGAAGGGTTTTATTCCACgggaggaaatgaaaattgtCAGCCTTGGACCAA CTGCAGTGCTATTGGGAAAAAGACTCTTCGAGCAGGAACAAAATCAGATAATGCTGTTTGCAGTGACAATGTGACACAGCCAGCTACCTCTCAAAGTGCAACACCTACTTTGCATCTTTCCACCAACTACTACGGGAATAATACATCGACTGCAGTGCCTTCACCCTCCAAACCCAGTGTGAACCCTGTTGTTGTTTGCCCGGATGCGAACAGCCCCACAGGCACTAACTGGG ggtCTCTGTCACTTATCCTGATTTGTCTGATACTGCTTATGGTGTCTGGAATATCCATTTTCATGTTGATTATCCAAGCAGCCAAAAGAGAGACCAAGAGGAGGCCTTGCAGGAACGACCATCTAA AAAGGAGCTTTCGAATTCCTATCCAGGAAGAACAAGTTGACTCCAATTCCAGTCTCATAAAAAACTGA
- the TNFRSF4 gene encoding tumor necrosis factor receptor superfamily member 4 isoform X2, with amino-acid sequence MRSRCTATTDTVCAPCQDNYFSAEYSHKFCQSCTVCNTKKGSVEVKKCEKTSDRICKCIPGYMPAEGYTLGSECIPCREGFYSTGGNENCQPWTNCSAIGKKTLRAGTKSDNAVCSDNVTQPATSQSATPTLHLSTNYYGNNTSTAVPSPSKPSVNPVVVCPDANSPTGTNWGSLSLILICLILLMVSGISIFMLIIQAAKRETKRRPCRNDHLKRSFRIPIQEEQVDSNSSLIKN; translated from the exons ATGAGAAGCCgctgcacagcaacaacagacACAGTTTGTGCCCCCTGTCAGGACAATTACTTCAGCGCTGAGTACAGTCACAAGTTTTGCCAGAGTTGTACGGTCTGCAACACTA AGAAGGGAAGCGTGGAAGTGAAGAAGTGTGAGAAGACCTCTGACAGAATTTGCAAGTGTATTCCAGGTTACATGCCAGCTGAAGGATATACACTGGGAAGTG aatgcatACCGTGTCGTGAAGGGTTTTATTCCACgggaggaaatgaaaattgtCAGCCTTGGACCAA CTGCAGTGCTATTGGGAAAAAGACTCTTCGAGCAGGAACAAAATCAGATAATGCTGTTTGCAGTGACAATGTGACACAGCCAGCTACCTCTCAAAGTGCAACACCTACTTTGCATCTTTCCACCAACTACTACGGGAATAATACATCGACTGCAGTGCCTTCACCCTCCAAACCCAGTGTGAACCCTGTTGTTGTTTGCCCGGATGCGAACAGCCCCACAGGCACTAACTGGG ggtCTCTGTCACTTATCCTGATTTGTCTGATACTGCTTATGGTGTCTGGAATATCCATTTTCATGTTGATTATCCAAGCAGCCAAAAGAGAGACCAAGAGGAGGCCTTGCAGGAACGACCATCTAA AAAGGAGCTTTCGAATTCCTATCCAGGAAGAACAAGTTGACTCCAATTCCAGTCTCATAAAAAACTGA